The Xiphophorus hellerii strain 12219 chromosome 6, Xiphophorus_hellerii-4.1, whole genome shotgun sequence genomic interval actgtGTGAAACTATTTATTAGATCAAAGTGTTGCCAGGAAAAATTGGGTCCATTGGAAAAAAGACGCTCCAAAGAACTGCAAACGcaataaaatcctaaaactaGAAAATGTGACGGTGAAACAGCGGCGCTTTGCTGCCTTTTGTTTCGATCCGCAACCAAACCGACGAACCAGTTCCTGAATCAGTCACCTGGTTCGGCCCGAATACGAGGCTTCAAACGTCACAACCTGCTGCATCAACACAAGCCTCGATACGCTTCATAAAATCCTCCTGATTGGTCGACTCGCTCCGAGGCCTCGGCACTGAAAACACGTCACTGATGAAAGTCATTGATTAAATCGAACCTGGCTTCATCTCAGTAACGAGTCCGAGTTCCTGGTTATCACTTCAGGTTTGACCTCATTAATGGGTCCAGTTTACCTAATTAATTAATCCATCAGCAATCAGATCATCATGGAGGAGCTTAACTTTACCTGAGTCTCTTTATCCCATTAAGCAGGGCAACTTTACTTGGTAAAGATGATAAATGACTAACTTTACCTGCGCACTGAGATTTTCCAGTAACAAGTTTAATTTCACTTTAGTACAAGTATTGGCAACACTCTCTggattattaataataatttgttaataATAAAGGTAGACTTTTGTAGCAGACCCCCTAAATGAAGGATTTtggctttactgatgaacagtGAGGTTTATTGGGAGTAAATTGAGTGTCACTgtaagagaaacacaaacacacacacacaaaaagacaatgtaagctacaaaaacacactctTACAACCGTAACGTATCAACTAAATAACCTTCATTACTAAAATGATCAACTCTAACTCAAAACAATACCCTGGTGTTTGTATACAATAAAACCAATTTACAATTCCAACCGatcaatattagaaatgttcttatttacaaaataaacacaccttGTGTTTCTATTAACGGGGCAAGATACATTTTTACGCTGTTGAAACTTGTCTTCTGTTCTTTCTGTTGGTAAGCTGCTGTTCTATAATATGAACAAAGGAAGCTGtcttatcaaaataaaagcatcaaatttAAAACCGGAAGTCAACCATGTATtatacaaaaatgaaatgacGTAAATGCAAAGAGTGTCAAAAAGGGAATACAAGAAATAGGGAGCTTAATTTGGGGGTATTTGCaactttattttagtaaaactaACTAGTGACCTAATTAGCAGGAGTTATTGGTCAAACAACATTCAGTCTCTGTCGGGTGCTGTTTGGCAAATTCCATTTATGGGTCTAACTTTACCTGGATGTCAAGTCTGTGCTGTAAACGGGTCTGATTTTTTATCTCGTTTATGGATTTAATTGCTTACCAATTATGTCATTGGACCAGTTGGGGGTGGTTGGAGTGGTTTGGGGTTGGACCAGTTGGGGGTGGTTAAGCGGTTTGGGCGGTTGGACCAGTTGGGGGTGGTTGGAGTGGTGGATGCCCTGTAAGGAACTCCAGTCTTGTGTGAGTCGCTCCAGTCAGGCTGCCCTGGGGaagctgtggctactatccagCAGCtcgtgaatgactgaatgttgtGTGAAgagctttggagtcctctggattTGATAAAGCACTACTCTACTAAAGGCCATCTACCATTTAATATGAAGAGTTTAGGGCTGAGGCAGTGACCCTGTGGGACTCCTGTGCTGACCCTGGTGTCTGTCTAGTTACGGGTGGTGCTGCTATTGCCAGATCTGCCAGTCTTCCATTGCGCTTCACGGGCCTGATGGTGTTTCCCATGTTTAGGAGTTAGGACTGAAGAACTCAGGATTCCTGtctgaaaattacatttttcccTGTACAGAAGAAATAATTGATGTATCAGAGAGAGACAGGAAACCTTTTCCCCTAAAAGACTCGGAGGATGTGTTCCGCCGACAGGTGAGGCCTGGGCGCAGATTGGTGTGATCTAAACATGCAGGACTGATTTAGCAGCTCTCTGTGGGGGTGAATGTCTGTGAatagcagcagcagtttgtgttGGAGGTGGCGTCGAGGTTAGCAGGCCTTCTCTCGGCTAACAACGCTGACGTGTCCTGCAGccacccacacacaaaaaatagaTCCTTGAGTTTGACTCACATGACGGTTGTCCACCTCTCATCACGTTTCTCTGCATGTCTGCGAGTTCACACATCTCTGCCAGCTCAGATGTTCCCCAAAGAGAAAAACTGGacattaaaatcaaattcaaaGCAATGATCAGTGTTTGTCctcatccagcagagggcgctgtgATTCTCAGGAACTGACTTGTTGGATAACCAACAACTCAGGATCTGAGCAGACCTGCTGAAGCTTGCAGGTGGCACTGCAAGAGATGGATCAGCCCATATTTAAACTTCCTCTTATAAACTTCAAAAATCATCATGTGCAAAACAAACACCGAGATGTTCTCACAGAGCAACGGTCTGCTCCAATTCACATCTAGTTCTGATCCAGAAGCAGAGATACTCGGCGGATCTGGTCTGCTCCAGGCCGGACCTCAGTCTACTCCACCAATCCGACATCAGAGGACATTTCCATGCTCATCCAGTAGAGGGCGCTCGCATATTGTCTGTTTTTGATAAATGACATCAGAAATCTGAGGAATTCACTGCATCAGACACTGAATTGCAGTTTCCAAGCAGGAGCAACGTAGAACTAGAGGTGGTTTCTAGAATAGGGAACAGCAAAGCGACCCACCTGAACCCAGCTGTAGCTCCAGGTCACACCTGAACATACCTAGACACACGGCCTCAAACATCTGCTGCAGGCCCCAGGAGGAGGTCAGATGTTGGCACAGAAAAGATTTTCTGGTTAGAAACATTGGCGCCATGACCCGACCACGGCGCTCATCTGGTCCAGTAGAGACACGATGGGAGCCCAGGCTAGCGGTCACCTGCCAGCCTCCTTCCAGCTCCTCCCTGAGCCCTTGGTGTTTCTCCTGCTCCGTTTCCCTGATGTTTCCGTCATTTGGAAGATCACATTCATCACATCGTTCCTCTGCTGCTGACCAACGGACACCGCGTCCGGTCGGTTGACTGATACCTTTTTGTGCCACACGACCTTAGCTCGGTCATTCTTGGGAGGTGGTTCCCACTCTGACCTTTTGGTCTCCAGGTCACGCTCCACACAGATGTTTCTGGTCACTGCACCAGCCACTGGGTTACGGCTTTCCAGGTGTTCCTGCTAGTGTCTTCCACCCTGTTGTGAGATGTGGGATTGATTCTTGGTTCTCTTTGCCCGACCGGCGCCTGGGATGTTGCTTGGTCAGTCTGGGTCTCTATTGGTCTCCAGCTGTTGGTTGGATTTGTTCACATCAGCCATTTCAGCTAGCGGTACATCCCACTCAGCGGTTTCTCCTCCAGACCCTTCTCTTCCAGTTTCCAATGTGTGAAACATTCACTCATGGTTCATGTATTGttaaaatggtaaatgtttCTCTGATGTCTGGATGCTTTCCTACCACTCTGAAGCATGCTGTGCTCCGTCCGGGTCCATATTTAGTGCCTGTTCTTCTTGCCTTGTATCTGCTGCCTCTGGGTTGTAtctttaaaaaagcacaaagtttcttttcattgttttgcagACGACATTCAAATTTATCTACCTGTAACTACAAATGACAGCTAGTCTGGTGTATAGATGTTACAGGATTGTCTTCAGGATCTTCAGACAAATTTTCTGAACCTAAATAAGGAAAAAATTGAGATTTTAGTGTTTGGTCAGTGCCGTCCTCACTTGGACGTGACGGTGTGGTCGGTCCCCCGTCCTCCCGCCCTCCGTCCATTTGTGAAAAATCTGGGTGTGGTTGTTGATCCTGTGTTAAATTTGATTAGTGTGTTAGCCCTGTTGTCAAAACCAGTTTCTTTCAgctttaggacaaaatttaagGTCTTATTGAtagtttttaagtgtttttgggTCCTTGGTACTGAAGTGAGCTCTAGCAGCCCTGCAGCCCACCCAGAGACCTCAGGTCGGCCGGCAGCTTTTACCGTCTGTCCCTAAAGCCAGGCTAAAACCTAGAGGGGACAGAATCTCCTCTGTGGGGCGTCCAGACTCTGGATCCGTTTCCCTCCGTCTGTTAAACTGACCTGCTGACTGAGAAAGCTGAAGTCCAGACTGAAACTCCTCTTTTCTCCCAACAGTTGAAGAGAAAAGGTAAAGGATGGAAGATAATAGTTGcagctaattttaaaaattgtttggttttcattcatACTATTAGCATTTGGTATCTGCCAATTATATATTGTCTTACTAGTTTTACTAAACttaatttcatttctgttttttcatttatctaCCTGTGATGTTGTTTTCAACAAACTTGACTTTGAGTCAAGTCAACGTTTAGAAATAAACTCAGCCACTTGTCTTTCTGGGTGTTTTGTCTGTAGATTCtggatttgttcatttttgggGTTTTCTCCTGAAGCGTTGcaagtttaaattatttggcaaaaagaaagtacaccctctgTCAGTTTGAGCAACATCCATCGGTCTTCACCTggtcataaaataatttcaatccaatatgaagcaaaaacaagttAGTGCTTTATTTTCACCAAGCAAAGATAtgaaccattttctttttactaccTAACCCAGTGGAGTCCAACGTGGGTCCTGgaggccggcatcctgcatgttttagttctctccctggtttaacacacctgcaACCAGTTAGACCAGTTAGTGACCAGTTAAGTCAACCCAGTTAACCCAGTTAGACCAGTGTGGAGGCGCCTGGTTCTGCTGGGCAAACATTGCGTGAGCTTCCGGCCTCCCAGTCAACAAACTGGGACTGTTTGTCTGATTGATCAAACatctgatctgaggtcagaggtcagaagaTGACGTCATCGCTGCTCGTTTACTCGGCGCTtggctgcagtttttgtttgaaCAACGAGCCAGGTAGTCTGCAGCCAGGTGGCGCTCTCACCTGATTGATCATGTGACAGGAAGTCAACCGACTTGAGTTCCTGTTGTAAGATAATGGCTGTCAGTAGACAGCCAGTGAGAACAGAACCGGCAGCCATGTTTGTAGTTTTACTTCATGGTTCCCCCTCTGCTGGGCTCTCACTGAGCTTGGACCGGatagaaccatcagaaccagttcAGGGCTCCAGCAGCCAACCAGAGAGCAGAGAAGGACAGGGCAGGAAGTGGACCAAGAGGAGTGGATCGGGTTCTGGTAGAACCAGCTTGGGACGGATCAGGTGCAAAATCTGACACTAAAACCGGTTCAAACTCTTTCCGCTGTCACATTTTATGTCAACTGTTGACTTCTGAGGTtctctgattctggttctgatccagaagaCGACCTGGATCAGTAGAACCTTCAGAACCTTTTTTTCAGGGACAGCGTTCGTCTGAAAAGACTGAATGAAGAAACCAAGACAACATGTTGGATCACAGTTTAATGAcaaaatgatgcaaataaatTAGAGCAGACCCGGAAACAGTTCAggtgtttttcagatttttgtctcattttgatttttaaaaaacgggACAAACTTTGATCGTTGGCTTGTTTTTGGTCTGAATGTGAGATCGTCCAGAAGGTTTCCGGGTCAGGTCTCCCTGTGCCTCACGCAGCTGTTAGAATACTCTACGATGATGGGCCTCCATCCGGTCGGAACCTCCGGTTCCTCTGGATCAGAACAATCGGCCGGTCCAAGGCAAATGTTCTGGCTCGCTCCAATGTGGAGCAGCAGCGAGAACCTGAGTGCTGATGGGAAGGATGCTCTAAGAGCAGCCGCACTCCTCCACGATCATGTTGTGGATGTCCTTCTTGACGATCTTCTGCTCCTCGTTGTAGTAGAGCATGGACATGGCGCGCAGCCGCGTCGGCACGCAGCATGACTTGCTGTTCTGGAACGGCGCGTAGCCGCGCAGACGGTAGTGGCTGATGACCGCTGAGTGAAAGGACAGTGCCGAGCCGCTCGTGTGGGTGGGGCACTCCCCCTCGCAGTAGTTGGCATGGTAACCGGATGGAGCTATAATCCAGTCGCTCCAGCCGATGTCTTTGAAGTTGACGTAGAATTGCCGTTTGCAGCAACCGTGGGTCTTTCCGTTGCACTCCAGACCTCGCCTGACCCTGCGCTGAGGCTCCTCCTCTTCGGCCCGCAGCATCACCATGAGGAACGGCCGGTGGGACTGATCCCGGTCCGTCGCCTTCGCTCTGTCACCGGATGTGAGGATGGGTGCTGCCCCAACCTCGGCGCAGCGCGGGCAGGAGACCCGCAGGCCGAGCGAGCTGCCGCCACCATCCAGCAGCGCCTGAACGCCGCGCGTCACGGCGAGCGTGTGCCAGCCGCTGCGCCGACTGTCCACCATCTTCTCTGAAACAAACTCGTCCTTGTAGGAGCCACCATCGCGGCAAGtccacagcagctgcagcatcaCTTTACTTTGGATCCGATTGACCTTTGACATCTTCAAGAATATCCAAACATTGGCCTGCTCCACTTTGGCAGCGCCGCCCTCCTTCGACACGTCAAAGGTCACGGTGTTCGGAGAGTCTCCTGCAGTGGAAAACAGCCGACAGGTTAGTTCTGCTGAAACCATGTGCCGCTCTGCCCCCACCCCGTATGTAAATGAAGCAACAAAGCGAAGGTCTCCCATAATAACTGCATGAATGGATGTTTGCCTCTAAATATATTCCATATAAACAGAGTCTAAAAAAGACTGGGGACGCTGTCCACCCTGTCCTCTCTGTCCTCATTGTCTCCTGCTGCAGAATAATTACTGAGGCCCAGATTTCTCTGAATAAAGGGATTATTTACGGCCCGAGACCACTCGGTATGCCCCGCACCCCCGGCCTCGTTACTGTCCGTTAATTTGGGCCAGCCTCTGAAGAACCTCAGAACCGCAGATTTCTCAGCAGGGAAACTATTTATAGAACCTGGTTGTTctgcttcaccttctcctctGCAAACAGAACCGGTCACTCGTTCTGCCAAGtaatgtttggttctgatttgaGATGCTGGAAAAAACCGAGTTTGACTGATGAGACCGACCCGGTTCTGTGAACGTCTCCTCAGCCAACCATAGTGTATCTGCTGAGGTTTTTACCCAGCTGGACTGAAGTTCTGGTAAATTGGATCTGAACCATGTTGATTCTGACAGAACCAGACCACAAGGTTCTAGTTCCTCTCTGAATCCATTCACTCTGAACCGATTCCTGCAGGCATCAGATCTCCACATGGAGGAAAGTTCTTGTGTCTGACTGAAATCTGTAAACAAACTTTGACCTTGTGGGATTTTTGTGAATGAAGCGATAAGGGAGGACAGAGAGGACGTGATGTCTCCCATGCAGCCGACCCGGTCAATGCCGGCCTGGATCTGATCCAGCGCTGCAGGACCTGCCGTGTCCTCGCAATCCCACAAGGACAGCAGTTCACACGTTTGGAGCCACGCTTCATGCAACCTGCGGTTACCCAGGACTGATCCAGCCAGGACCTTTGGCCCTGAGCTGGACCCGATCCAAACCGGCTGATAGAACCCAAACTAAACTCCGGACTCACCTGGCTCTCCAAAGATGATCAGCTCTGATGGAGGTTCAGGTGCGAATGAGGTCCCCGGACCCGAACTTTCCTCCGGTATCTCCACATCGCCGTCTTCAGTAACCCGCCCAACGTGCAGCTTCTTGATGGCGTTGAGTAGCGCCGCACGAGGAACCGGCTGGGTCAGGTTGGGCCGGGCGCTCAGATGCAGCATGGTCAGAATGTGACGCTTCACGGCCTCCACCATGTCACCCTGAGCGCCGGGCGAAGACAAGTTCTTCCTCAGCTGAGCCAGAGAGCAGGAGGGGCAGGCGGAGGACGGAGCGACCTCCAGGGGCGAGGCGCCGATCAGAAGAAAGACGGGAACGGCGAAGAGCAGCGCAGCCCAAGAAAACATCCTGAACGGGTCTGATGCAGAGGACTAATGTGTCCAGTTAGACCAGCGGCTGCTGGTCCGGTCTGAGGGAAGAGTTGGCAGCAGGACGGGCCGATCCAgacgggttctggttctgacagcaGTCTGAAGTTAGAACCCAAAGCCAGGGTTTTGTGGAGATGCAGATGAAGCAGTTAAGAGGCTGGAGCTGGGTCCGGAGGTTCTGGTCTGTCAGTCCGTCATGTTGGAGATTCTGGTGCTGGTTCCGGTCCTCTCTGGTTCTGAATCTGAGCAAACACTGAGCCGGGTCACTCTGctctccctctctgctctctgACAGTAATTATACCTCCAGCAGATAAACTCCTCCCTCCGTCCACAGAGGTATTTCCCTCTGAGTCACTCACAACTCGGCAGGATCTCAGAATATCTCCGGACTGTTTGTGGTGTTTCCTCCTGATCCAACGTCACgacagaagaggaggaggaaggagggaagaggaggaaggcAGCATCCCTGATTCACTcataccacacacacacacacaccgatgAATCAGAGCATCGTCTTCGTCAGCTCACGTGGAGGAGAAACGCCGTCGGTGTGAACTAGATCTTTGGGCTGGAGATGACTTGTTATAATCGGAGAGGAGCAGATGGAGTGAGTCCACGTCGAATCAGATCTTCTGACATCAGCAGACCCTCTGCTGCCGACAGCCGGCGCCACAGCATCACCTGAGGCCTGATTCACCTGTTCCTGTCGGCTCCGGCAGGACGGAGGAATCACTCAACATCTGGAACACCTGCCAGCAGCTTTCCATCGAAGACCTGGAAGCAAAACGGGAGAAGAAAGTTCCTCCAACCCATGAGCAGAGCAGACGAGATGCATGCAAACATCTGAGCTGAACGTCCCTGAGAGGCAAATTAAAGACCTTCTAAcgtaacttttttatttaaccaggataAAATCACATCAAGACTCAAGGGGTTCTGGCCAGGAGGCAAcaaataaaagacaacaaaGGTCAAAGAAAATGACAAGCTATGAAAATCAGGTTCACATCATTGAGCCTGAAGAACTTTCAGTTTGGAGATAAATTCAGTCGGTTTCAAAGTTTTCTGTAGTGAGTGCCAGGATGAGGGAGCAGAgtgaacaaaaaccttttaccTAATTCAGTCCTAGCAAAAAGAGACGGAAAGAAGAAGCAAGTTGAGAGCGAGTCAACATTTCTCAGTGCAATTCCAGTTCAGATAGACCAGCAGAAACAGCCTGGTAAATAAAAGATAACCAGTGGGAGTTCACAGCCAGTCAGGTCATTGAAAGACGGCGCTGTGTTGACATGTTGCAGCTTGTAATGAGCCTCAGAGAGCAGATGCAGACCGTCCACACGCCACCGGGTCTTAATGAAAACTAATATCTCTTCCACAtcaatgaaataaatgacatcCGACACACGGGCTCGGTTTCATCGCCGCGGTTAGAGGCGGCTTCACAACGGGTCCCGAGTTCGACTCCTGTTTCTTTCCTTCTCTTTGCCCCcttcctgtcaaataaaggccactggTGCAAAAAGGGTTTTCATCCACAATAACCTGCAGCAATTCCACCCTGAGAGTCGTTTCAAACATGCccacccatagggggcagtgtagcacTAAAACCTATCAGCCAATCaaattgcttcaaaacaaccttgacttcctgtttggaATCAAACAGCAAGGATGTGGATATACTGGTGCATTATCTACCCCAAATCCCATGAGCAATATGAAGTTCTCCAGACCAGAGGTTTTATAAATGATTGTTTCACATTAAACTGATTTTTAGGGTGAATTGAAGACCAAATGTGCTTGTTTTCCTAGAAACGTGGACTGAGCCCGAGTcaagcatcatcatcatcatcatcatcatgtatttatgaatgattttataaaactaaaatgctgTGCAGGAAAAATCATCTACTAAACATCTCCAGACACTCAAACTGCTTTAGcggaaaaaggaaaagaaaactttttttcatgtGGTTAAAAATTGAGGGAGTCATTGGCCAGATATTGAGAAAACTCCATTCACTTCCTCTGAGATCACTGAGAAAATCTTTTCTGATTCTGGATCTGAAATCCTGGTCAGCTTAGTTTAATCTGTATTGGTGGCGTCCAGACGCAGCGCGCCGACGCTCCAAACCGATTCTGTTTTACTGGATTCCCTCTTCAGGCCAGATGCTGAGAAAACAAGAAGTTTTTACTGatcctcccaaaaaaaaaaaaaagatcctgcaGCAGTTGTTCAGCTGCACTGGACACGCTCCAACCTCAACATGTTGCTTTCATTAAGCTTTTACTGCGTTTAGTAAACAACgtaacatttttagtttttgtcagcTGGATGTGTGACTGATTGGTGCGGCATGCTCCTCCACTTACACCATCAGTAGATGAACTTTGTGTCTTTTGGTATCTTggtctctgagctgcagaagcCCAAGCCAAACATCAAGCAAGTAGTTGTGGTCCGATCTGATCCGGGATATTTACAGATCTAAGCCAATAAAGCGTCTTTGAAAAAGTCATTTGATGAAGCATTTGAAGACTAAACAATCTGTAAGCCAAGCTCTGAAAACCAGCCAGAGGGACCGAAGGCTTGAAAAGCAGCAGAGCCAcgctgtttaaaataaaatctgtttgttttcagaagTTACAAATTAGTGAACTAAACTAAAGAACTCGCATTCAAACTGGGTCTGGATCAATCTGGGAATCTGAGGAGTTTTAAACTGAATAAGAAGCAGTGGATACTTTCTGCAGGACTGGATCAAGTAACTCAGTCGTCAGCATAAAAACGAACATTTCCATCAATCATTCTGTCCCAGTTGATTTATATAAATGGTTAATAGAAGAGGACCTAATATGGATCCCTGTGGCATCCCGTTAggaacagctgcagcttcagaaaacatcctatatttcatttatttatgtcctGTTTCTCAGAACCAAGCCCGCAGCATGACTATCAGAAGTTCCTGGTCTGTGCAGTCGAACCATCGCCAGTACGGTGACACTGAGCGTCTCACCTGGCGGCGCACACCTGTCCTGGTCTGAGTCAAACCGAGTCTGTGACCCGTTTCACTGTTTCTGTCCTGtatgaagctgcagctgctgcctccAACGCTCCTGATCAAAGACTAGGAAGTTGGAAGTTATTTCTGACATGGAGTTCTCCTGGATCAGCGCTTCTTTTCATActgagcctggttctggttctggttctgctggaggtggTGATCTGGCCATAAAGTGAATGGAATCGGCAGATATTGGACATGTGTCCAGGTTGATTGTAaccctgacccctgacctttgGACCAGGATCCCCTtgactgcaaatattttttgaaaataaaaataatttcgtttttctgcttcagttttaGAAATCGGTGACGGAATGATTTTCCTGCGGCGgctctctgctgccccctgctgtttACATGAGGTCATTGACCTGACTGCAGTCAGAGCTGCATCtgtttcagaaccagaaccagaaccagaaccagctgtgattattttattactcAGAAACGTCCGGGATCCTTCCGacctctgcagcttctccttccGGTTTCTGGAGCTCAGCAGGAAGCTTCATGCGTCAGGACAAGAGATTCTCATGTTTCCACTTCATTATTAATGCACTCGAGGGTGAAACTGCGCATGTCCGCTTTCTGTGCGTCCTCGCGCGCTGCGGACATGACGTCCCGCTGCTCTGGTCTCACCTGCAGCTTCTGGACCAGCATCTCCTCTAACTGACCGCAGCGTGGGGAGcaacagccaatcagcttccAGATAGCCTCTCAAACACGCCCCCTGCACGCACGCGCGCGCGCAGACACGCTCCCGCTTCCTCTGTAATCCTCCGTCCTCTCCAGGCATCATGGCGGAAATTAAAACGGGAATCTTTGCGAAGAACGTTCAGAAACGGCTGAACCGGGCCCAGGAGAAGGTAGGAGCCGCCTGGTTCTGGTGGAGGTTCGGGTGGGTTCGGGTGGGTGCAGGGTCGGGTCGTGGAGGAAGATGCAGGCCGCCGCTGATCTGTCACAATAAAtctcacattttattttctgattttgtttgatatcgtttaattttctgaaaggCATGACGTCACCACGCAGCTCTTTGAAAGAAACggagtaaaaatgtttttattggggaaaaaaagcaaattaggAGCCGCTGACGGAGagcgctctgattggctgattaaAGCTGTCTGTACGTGACTCTTCAGCTGCGTGGAAAACGTGTTTTCACGTGAGGAATTAGATGACGTAAGCAGGGACGgtgacgtgtttttttttttgtcaaaaacgtCAGATCGTCAGAGCCTGCCTCGTTCTGATTGGCTCACCTGCAGCTTACCTGTGTGCAGGTACCAGTAATgactcggttctggttctgaagttgATGGCCTCATGTCTCAGCATGAACCTGCGTCATTCATTATGGAAATATAATTTAGAAGAATTTTTAGAAAGCCACTGAAATAATTAACCAAAAAtcagagtttttaaattttggagattttttgtGTTGAGAAATCTGAGAGTAAAtcttcaatatatatatatatatatataaatatataatatatataaaatatttatttcattcaaatTGTTGGAGCCACAATACAAAATTACCAAACTACCAGGATATAAATTCATATGTCTTTATTTTGAGACAAAAAGTATTCCacacaattttgaaaaataaaatgaaattaataaatcatCACGTAAAAAAGGACACATCCATGACAAAGCAGATGAACAATtattctaatatttaaaaaagctaGAAGTAAATCTAATATTCCTATGTTGCAGTTATCAGAGCTCTTATTATTAAGTTGTTTGATAAATTTATATGTGAAATTCCTcagcaaaacatgaaaagttgGAATGTTACTCAAGACAAGCATTTGACTTTCAGGAGTGTGAGGATGGTTCTGACAGcatcctgattggctgaggatGGTTCTGAAAGcatcctgattggc includes:
- the inhbab gene encoding inhibin subunit beta Ab, encoding MFSWAALLFAVPVFLLIGASPLEVAPSSACPSCSLAQLRKNLSSPGAQGDMVEAVKRHILTMLHLSARPNLTQPVPRAALLNAIKKLHVGRVTEDGDVEIPEESSGPGTSFAPEPPSELIIFGEPGDSPNTVTFDVSKEGGAAKVEQANVWIFLKMSKVNRIQSKVMLQLLWTCRDGGSYKDEFVSEKMVDSRRSGWHTLAVTRGVQALLDGGGSSLGLRVSCPRCAEVGAAPILTSGDRAKATDRDQSHRPFLMVMLRAEEEEPQRRVRRGLECNGKTHGCCKRQFYVNFKDIGWSDWIIAPSGYHANYCEGECPTHTSGSALSFHSAVISHYRLRGYAPFQNSKSCCVPTRLRAMSMLYYNEEQKIVKKDIHNMIVEECGCS